The Akkermansia sp. RCC_12PD genome contains the following window.
GTCTTCCAGCGCGGTATGGTTCATCCCGGGAATGCTAGGGCCGCCATCCCGGAAATGCAACTCCAAACGAAGGGTGTTTCCGGCAGGGAGGGGACGCCTTTTCCGCGTCATCCCAGTCGCTCCGCGGCTTTGACATATAGCCGGAGAAGTGTAGGATGATATGCGAATGAACGTTAGAGACCACGATGAAAAAAATTGATCCAAAGGAAATTCGGGATAATGCCGTGCAGTTGATTGGGCACGACTGGATGCTGGTGACGGCTGGAACGCCGGAGCATTTCAATATGATGACGGCCAGTTGGGGCGGCTTGGGCTTTATGTGGAAGAGACCCGTAGCATTTGTTGTGATTCGCCCGCAGAGATATACGTTCGATTTTATCGAGAAGGGGGAGGAATTCACGCTGTCCTTTTTCAGCCATGAATATCATAAGGCGCTGAGCGTTTGCGGAACGACGAGTGGTCGGGATACGGACAAGGTAGCCGCTTCCGGCCTGTCTCCGTATTTTACGGAAAATGGCAATGTGAGCTTTACGGAAGCCAGGCTGGTGCTGGAATGCCGCAAACTGTATGCGGAGGCCCTGAAACCGGAATGTTTTCTGGACAGGGCAATCTCCTCGGAGTGGTACGCAGCAGGAGATTTCCACAAGATGTACA
Protein-coding sequences here:
- a CDS encoding flavin reductase family protein — its product is MKKIDPKEIRDNAVQLIGHDWMLVTAGTPEHFNMMTASWGGLGFMWKRPVAFVVIRPQRYTFDFIEKGEEFTLSFFSHEYHKALSVCGTTSGRDTDKVAASGLSPYFTENGNVSFTEARLVLECRKLYAEALKPECFLDRAISSEWYAAGDFHKMYIVEILNAWVEE